The proteins below come from a single Malus sylvestris chromosome 3, drMalSylv7.2, whole genome shotgun sequence genomic window:
- the LOC126615092 gene encoding peptide-N4-(N-acetyl-beta-glucosaminyl)asparagine amidase A-like: MGSPLALLLLLPLLPLLLHQPLFSAAYVHKLNLLRSELLSQPTPRNDAAPTLFFEVTKPIELPKTKPCTRHVLQHDFGYTYGKPPVFANYTPPSHCPSQSFSKIVLEWKATCRGRQYDRIFGVWLGGVELLRSCTAEPTQNGIVWTVEKDVTRYYSLLQNNQTLAVYLGNLVNERYTGIYHVNISIHFYPADSEKNLKYNYEQNLVNLDSGYHSWADLILPISRNLPLNDGLWFEIQNSTDTQLKEFEIPQNAYRAVLEVYVSFHENDEFWYSNPPNEYIAANNLSGTPGNGPFREVVVSLDGEVVGAVWPFTVIFTGGVNPLLWRPITAIGSFDLPSYDIEITPFLGKILDGKSHKFGFNVTNALNVWYVDANLHLWLDKQSTKTGGELSKHSSLPLVVSLVSDFKGLNGTFFTMAGRSVSSTGWVKSSYGNITTDAIQNFYYSNTMVMKNDGNTQIVNQIIHFNDTVNIRPPSSSIHSMSSNKTFPLYLYTDYLEQANESYTFIKNVELGFIEKKSASAGSRFSNSSLRNLQNAEVIIVVKNNLLVRGLGSTQQVYRFDGPQSCYFRNISSSNYTILYDKVRLTCTKKPEYNLDFGLSRLWPFGAQRNFPGPGFT, translated from the coding sequence ATGGGCTCTCCGTtggccctcctcctcctcctccccctcctccccctcctccttcaCCAACCGCTCTTTTCTGCCGCCTATGTCCACAAACTCAACCTCCTCCGATCCGAGCTCCTCTCCCAGCCCACTCCTCGAAACGACGCCGCACCAACTCTCTTCTTCGAAGTAACCAAACCCATAGAACTCCCCAAAACCAAGCCCTGCACCCGGCACGTTCTCCAGCACGACTTCGGCTACACATACGGCAAACCTCCGGTCTTTGCTAACTACACCCCTCCCTCGCACTGCCCATCTCAATCATTTTCCAAAATTGTCCTCGAGTGGAAAGCCACCTGCAGAGGGAGGCAATATGATCGGATTTTCGGGGTTTGGCTCGGCGGCGTTGAGCTTCTCAGGAGCTGTACGGCGGAGCCGACGCAGAATGGGATTGTTTGGACTGTCGAGAAGGACGTCACAAGGTACTATTCTTTGCTTCAGAACAATCAAACACTAGCTGTTTATCTTGGGAATTTGGTAAATGAAAGATATACTGGGATTTACCATGTGAATATTAGCATCCATTTTTACCCTGCTGATAGTGAGAAGAATTTGAAATATAACTATGAGCAAAATTTGGTAAATTTGGATTCTGGGTACCATTCTTGGGCGGATTTGATCTTGCCCATTTCGAGAAATCTACCTTTGAATGATGGGTTGTGGTTTGAAATCCAGAATTCGACCGATACACAGTTGAAGGAATTTGAGATTCCGCAGAATGCTTATAGGGCTGTGTTGGAGGTGTATGTTTCGTTTCATGAGAATGATGAGTTTTGGTATTCAAATCCTCCGAATGAGTACATTGCTGCAAACAATCTTAGCGGTACGCCTGGAAATGGGCCTTTTAGGGAGGTTGTGGTGAGTTTAGATGGTGAGGTTGTTGGTGCAGTCTGGCCTTTTACTGTGATTTTCACTGGAGGGGTCAATCCGCTCCTGTGGAGACCTATTACTGCAATTGGCTCGTTCGATCTCCCTTCTTATGATATTGAAATCACTCCCTTTTTAGGGAAGATATTGGATGGGAAGAGCCACAAGTTTGGTTTTAATGTTACAAATGCCTTGAATGTTTGGTATGTTGATGCGAATTTGCATCTTTGGTTGGACAAGCAGAGCACGAAAACTGGAGGAGAGCTTTCAAAGCATAGTAGCTTGCCCCTTGTTGTTTCATTGGTTTCGGATTTCAAGGGTTTAAATGGCACATTTTTTACTATGGCCGGCAGGTCTGTGTCATCGACTGGATGGGTGAAGTCCTCCTATGGGAATATCACAACTGATGCAATACAAAACTTCTATTACAGTAATACAATGGTCATGAAGAATGATGGTAATACACAGATAGTGAATCAGATCATCCATTTCAACGATACAGTCAATATCAGGCCGCCATCCTCCAGTATTCACTCAATgtcatcaaacaaaacatttcctctttacttgtacaCTGACTACTTGGAACAAGcaaatgaatcatatacatTCATTAAAAATGTCGAATTGGGATTTATTGAGAAGAAGTCTGCAAGTGCTGGTTCACGATTCTCCAACAGCTCTCTTCGAAATCTGCAGAATGCCGAGGTTATTATCGTTGTGAAAAACAATCTGCTAGTTAGGGGATTGGGGAGTACACAGCAAGTGTATAGATTCGATGGTCCCCAATCTTGTTATTTCAGAAACATAAGCAGCTCAAACTACACCATACTCTATGATAAGGTGAGGCTTACATGCACCAAAAAACCGGAGTATAATTTGGATTTTGGCTTAAGCAGGCTGTGGCCTTTTGGTGCTCAAAGGAACTTTCCTGGTCCCGGATTTACTTGA
- the LOC126615093 gene encoding peptide-N4-(N-acetyl-beta-glucosaminyl)asparagine amidase A-like: MASPLALVLLFLLHHPLFSTANVHKLNLLRPELLSQPTPQNDAAPTLFFEVTKPIELPKTKPCTQLVLQHDFGYTYGKAPVFANYSPPSYCPSQSFSKIVLEWKATCKGRQFDRIFGVWLGGVELLRSCTAEPTQNGIVWIVEKDITRYYSLLQNDQTLAVYLGNLIDKTYTGIYHVNISILFYPAEKILNHNYEQKLGNLENLNSGYHSWADLILPISRNLPLNDGLWFEIQNSTDTQLKEFEIPQNAYRAVLEVFVSFHENDESWYSNAPNEYIAANNLSTPGNGPFREVVVSLDGEVVGAVWPFTVIFTGGVNPLLWRPITAIGSYDLPSYDIEITPFLGKILDGKSHTFGFNVTNALNVWFVDANLHLWLDKQSTKTEGELSKHSSLPLVVSLVSDFKGLNGTFLTRARRSVSSTGWVKSSYGNITTDAIQDFHYSNTMVMKNGGDTQIVNQIIHFNNTVHITPPSSSIHSVSSNKTFPLYLYTDYLEQANETYKLGTNVELGFIEKKSASAGSQFSNSSLRNLQNGEGYMVVKNNLVVSGLGSTQQLYRYDGGKSCYFRNISSSNYTILYDKVRLTCTTKSESNLDSGLSRLWPFGAQRNFPGPRFT, encoded by the coding sequence ATGGCCTCTCCGTTGGCCCtcgtcctcctcttcctcctccaccACCCACTCTTTTCCACCGCCAATGTCCACAAACTCAACCTTCTCCGACCGGAGCTCCTTTCCCAACCCACCCCTCAAAATGACGCCGCACCAACTCTCTTCTTCGAAGTAACCAAACCCATAGAACTCCCCAAAACCAAGCCCTGCACCCAGCTCGTTCTCCAGCACGACTTCGGCTACACATACGGCAAAGCTCCAGTCTTTGCTAACTACTCCCCTCCCTCGTACTGCCCATCTCAATCATTTTCCAAAATTGTCCTCGAGTGGAAAGCCACCTGCAAAGGGAGGCAATTTGATCGGATTTTCGGGGTTTGGCTCGGAGGCGTTGAGCTTCTCAGGAGCTGCACGGCTGAGCCGACGCAGAATGGGATTGTTTGGATTGTCGAGAAGGACATTACAAGGTACTATTCTTTGCTTCAGAACGATCAAACACTAGCTGTTTATCTTGGGAATTTGATAGATAAAACATATACTGGGATTTACCATGTGAATATTAGCATCCTGTTTTACCCTGCTGAGAAGATTTTGAATCATAATTATGAGCAAAAgttgggaaatttggaaaatttgAATTCTGGGTACCATTCTTGGGCGGATTTGATCTTGCCCATTTCGAGAAATCTGCCTTTGAATGATGGGTTGTGGTTTGAAATCCAGAATTCGACTGATACACAGTTGAAGGAATTTGAGATTCCGCAGAATGCTTATAGGGCTGTGTTGGAGGTGTTTGTTTCATTTCATGAGAACGATGAATCTTGGTATTCAAATGCTCCGAATGAGTACATTGCTGCAAACAATCTTAGCACGCCTGGAAACGGGCCTTTTAGGGAGGTTGTGGTGAGTTTAGATGGTGAGGTTGTTGGTGCAGTCTGGCCTTTTACTGTGATTTTCACTGGAGGGGTCAATCCGCTCCTGTGGAGACCTATTACTGCGATTGGCTCATACGATCTCCCTTCTTATGATATTGAAATCACACCCTTTTTAGGGAAGATATTGGACGGGAAGAGCCACACGTTTGGTTTTAATGTTACAAATGCCTTGAATGTTTGGTTCGTTGACGCGAATTTGCATCTTTGGTTGGACAAGCAGAGCACGAAAACTGAAGGAGAGCTTTCGAAGCATAGTAGCTTGCCCCTTGTTGTTTCATTGGTTTCGGATTTCAAGGGTTTAAATGGCACATTTTTGACAAGGGCCCGCAGGTCTGTGTCATCAACTGGATGGGTGAAGTCCTCCTATGGGAATATCACAACTGATGCGATTCAAGACTTCCATTACAGTAATACAATGGTCATGAAGAATGGTGGGGATACGCAGATAGTGAATCAGATCATCCATTTCAACAATACAGTTCATATCACGCCGCCATCCTCCAGTATTCACTCAGTgtcatcaaacaaaacatttcctctttacttgtacaCTGACTACTTGGAACAAGCAAATGAAACATATAAGTTGGGTACAAATGTCGAACTGGGATTTATTGAGAAGAAGTCTGCAAGTGCTGGTTCACAATTCTCGAACAGCTCTCTCAGAAATCTGCAGAATGGCGAAGGTTATATGGTTGTAAAAAACAATTTGGTAGTTAGTGGATTGGGGAGTACACAGCAACTGTATAGATACGATGGTGGGAAGTCCTGTTACTTCAGAAACATAAGCAGCTCAAACTACACCATACTCTATGATAAGGTGAGGCTTACGTGCACCACAAAATCGGAGTCTAATTTGGATTCTGGCTTAAGCAGACTGTGGCCTTTTGGTGCTCAAAGGAACTTTCCTGGTCCCCGATTTACCTGA